In bacterium, a single genomic region encodes these proteins:
- a CDS encoding sigma-70 family RNA polymerase sigma factor, whose product MPPGNRDVELEQVIAGFLRGDSTQFQIIRRQIARLVDLWYSARTAEREDLVADTLKSLLENLQAGQFQGTTLKSLNSYIYGMTRFKVMRAVQRARHNAPLPDAEVLETLPAPLTGDQHREAAHRQLLAKIYAALNPTCRELLTLKFALGWSDQEIADHRKMTKNAVSTAVSRCIRRAQTLDFVREILYQKPPYGHYEE is encoded by the coding sequence ATGCCTCCCGGTAACCGCGATGTCGAACTGGAACAGGTGATCGCCGGGTTCCTGCGCGGCGACTCCACCCAGTTCCAGATCATCCGGCGGCAGATTGCCCGTCTGGTCGATCTCTGGTACTCGGCGCGCACCGCCGAGCGGGAGGACTTGGTCGCCGACACGCTCAAGAGTCTACTGGAAAACCTGCAGGCAGGGCAGTTTCAGGGGACGACCCTGAAGTCGCTCAACAGCTACATCTATGGCATGACGCGCTTCAAGGTCATGCGGGCGGTCCAGCGGGCGCGTCACAACGCGCCGCTGCCGGATGCCGAGGTCCTGGAGACACTGCCGGCGCCGCTGACCGGGGACCAGCATCGCGAGGCCGCGCACCGGCAATTGCTGGCCAAGATCTACGCCGCGCTCAACCCGACCTGCCGTGAACTTCTGACCCTGAAGTTTGCGCTGGGCTGGTCGGACCAGGAGATCGCCGACCACCGCAAAATGACAAAAAACGCCGTCTCGACGGCGGTGTCGCGTTGCATCCGGCGGGCGCAGACGCTGGATTTTGTCCGGGAGATCCTGTACCAGAAGCCGCCCTACGGGCACTATGAGGAATGA